The Amycolatopsis mongoliensis genome includes a window with the following:
- a CDS encoding acetylornithine transaminase translates to MTDLKSNVDGQQHWQSALMDNYGTPALTLVRGEGAKVWDADGKEYVDLVGGIAVNALGHAHPAIVEAVTGQIKQLGHTSNLYVNPVAVELAEVLLDVAGLTGNGKVLFVNSGAEANEAALKITRLTGRTKVVAAEGAFHGRTMGSLTLTGQPAKRDPFKPLVPGVEHVPFGDVAALKAAVDTETAAVFLEPVLGEAGVIPAPDGYLQAAREITKATGTLLVLDEVQTGLGRLGTWFGYQQAGIVPDVITLAKGLGGGLPLGAVIGVGAAGDLLKPGQHGTTFGGNPVCCAAGLAVLKTIAADGLLDHVSTLGKDIAAGVEALGHPLVAGVRGAGLLLGIALREPVSAAVAKAAQDAGYLVNPVAPDTVRLAPPLVLDGDQADGFLAALPGALDSTTKDAD, encoded by the coding sequence GTGACCGACCTCAAGTCCAATGTGGACGGCCAGCAGCACTGGCAGTCCGCCCTGATGGACAACTACGGCACCCCGGCGCTGACACTCGTCCGCGGCGAAGGCGCGAAGGTGTGGGACGCCGACGGCAAGGAGTACGTCGACCTGGTCGGCGGCATCGCCGTCAACGCGCTGGGCCACGCGCACCCGGCGATCGTCGAAGCCGTCACCGGGCAGATCAAGCAGCTGGGCCACACCTCGAACCTGTACGTCAACCCGGTCGCCGTCGAGCTCGCCGAGGTGCTGCTCGACGTCGCCGGCCTCACCGGCAACGGCAAGGTGCTCTTCGTCAACTCCGGCGCCGAAGCCAACGAAGCCGCGCTGAAGATCACCCGGCTGACCGGGCGCACCAAGGTGGTCGCCGCCGAAGGCGCGTTCCACGGCCGGACCATGGGCTCGCTCACCCTGACCGGCCAGCCCGCCAAGCGCGACCCCTTCAAGCCGCTGGTACCCGGCGTGGAGCACGTGCCGTTCGGGGACGTCGCGGCGCTGAAGGCGGCCGTCGACACCGAGACCGCGGCCGTCTTCCTGGAGCCGGTGCTCGGGGAGGCGGGCGTCATCCCGGCGCCGGACGGCTACCTGCAGGCCGCGCGCGAGATCACCAAGGCCACCGGCACGCTGCTGGTGCTCGACGAGGTGCAGACCGGTCTCGGCCGGCTCGGCACCTGGTTCGGCTACCAGCAGGCCGGCATCGTCCCGGACGTGATCACGCTGGCCAAGGGCCTCGGCGGCGGCCTGCCGCTGGGCGCGGTGATCGGTGTCGGCGCGGCGGGCGATCTGCTCAAGCCCGGCCAGCACGGCACCACCTTCGGCGGCAACCCGGTGTGCTGCGCGGCCGGCTTGGCCGTGCTGAAGACCATCGCCGCGGACGGTCTCCTCGACCACGTCTCGACGCTGGGCAAGGACATCGCGGCGGGCGTCGAGGCGCTCGGCCACCCGCTGGTGGCCGGGGTGCGCGGCGCCGGGCTGCTGCTCGGGATCGCCCTGCGCGAGCCCGTCTCGGCCGCGGTGGCCAAGGCCGCGCAGGACGCCGGGTACCTCGTCAACCCGGTCGCGCCCGACACCGTCCGGCTCGCGCCGCCGCTCGTGCTCGACGGCGACCAGGCCGACGGTTTCCTCGCTGCACTCCCGGGTGCGCTCGACTCCACCACGAAGGACGCCGACTGA
- the argJ gene encoding bifunctional glutamate N-acetyltransferase/amino-acid acetyltransferase ArgJ, whose product MTVTGPQGFRAAGIAAGIKASGALDLTLVVNDGPLDVAAGVFTRNVIKAAPVLWSQEVLKQQRLKAVVLNSGGANAATGPGGFQDTHATAEKVAEVLQAGAIEVAVCSTGLIGERLPMDAVLSGVDLAFKALDASAEASLNAAKGVMTTDTKPKQAFAKHDSGWSVGGFAKGAGMLAPNLATMLSVLTTDAVVDKETLDRALHAATYVTFDRLDVDGGTSTNDTVLVLASGASGVEPSEAELTELLTKVGLDLVLQLRADSEGATKDVNITVQGAESEADAIAVARTIAEDNLVKTALFGSDPNWGRIAMALGRVPARIDPETVSIAINGVTLFAQGMPAADRSAADLTARDIEIVVDLGVGGEAATIYTTDLSHGYVEENSAYSS is encoded by the coding sequence GTGACCGTCACCGGCCCCCAGGGCTTCCGCGCCGCCGGCATCGCCGCCGGGATCAAGGCCTCCGGTGCGCTCGACCTCACGCTGGTCGTCAACGACGGCCCGCTCGACGTCGCGGCCGGGGTCTTCACGCGCAACGTCATCAAGGCCGCCCCGGTGCTGTGGTCGCAGGAGGTGCTCAAGCAGCAGCGGCTCAAGGCCGTCGTCCTCAACTCGGGCGGCGCCAACGCGGCCACCGGCCCCGGCGGCTTCCAGGACACCCACGCGACCGCCGAAAAGGTGGCCGAAGTGCTGCAGGCGGGCGCGATCGAGGTCGCCGTCTGCTCCACCGGCCTGATCGGTGAGCGGCTGCCGATGGACGCGGTCCTGTCCGGCGTGGACCTCGCGTTCAAGGCTCTCGACGCGAGCGCCGAAGCGAGCCTGAACGCCGCCAAGGGCGTGATGACCACCGACACGAAGCCGAAGCAGGCCTTCGCGAAGCACGACAGCGGCTGGAGCGTCGGCGGGTTCGCGAAGGGCGCGGGCATGCTCGCGCCGAACCTCGCCACCATGCTCTCGGTGCTGACCACCGACGCCGTGGTGGACAAGGAAACCCTCGACCGTGCCCTGCACGCGGCCACCTACGTGACCTTCGACCGCCTCGACGTCGACGGCGGGACGTCCACCAACGACACCGTCCTGGTCCTGGCCTCCGGCGCGAGCGGTGTCGAACCGTCCGAGGCCGAGCTCACCGAGCTGCTCACCAAGGTCGGCCTCGACCTGGTCCTGCAGCTGCGCGCCGACTCCGAAGGCGCGACGAAGGACGTCAACATCACCGTCCAGGGTGCCGAGTCCGAGGCCGACGCGATCGCGGTCGCCCGCACGATCGCCGAGGACAACCTGGTGAAGACGGCACTGTTCGGCTCCGACCCGAACTGGGGCCGGATCGCGATGGCACTCGGCCGGGTCCCGGCCCGCATCGACCCGGAAACGGTGTCGATCGCGATCAACGGCGTCACCCTGTTCGCCCAGGGGATGCCGGCCGCCGACCGGTCGGCGGCCGATCTCACCGCGCGGGACATCGAGATCGTCGTCGACCTCGGGGTCGGCGGCGAGGCGGCCACCATCTACACCACGGATCTTTCGCACGGTTACGTCGAAGAGAACAGCGCGTATTCCTCATGA
- the argB gene encoding acetylglutamate kinase, with amino-acid sequence MSQEALISADERLATAAEKAGVLIEALPWLQRFHGATVVIKYGGNAMIDDGLKAAFAEDMVFLRLAGLRPVVVHGGGPQITAMLKRLGVEGEFKGGLRVTTPETMDIVRMVLTGQVSRELVGLINAHGPYAVGISGEDARLFTAERKQATVDGEAVDIGLVGEVAEVNPDAVLDIVNAGRIPVVSTVAPDVEGVVHNVNADTAAGALAAALGAEKLVVLTDVEGLYANWPDRSSLIDRIRVDHLEPMLPTLASGMIPKMEACVRAIRGGVRRAHVIDGRLAHSVLLEVFTSRGIGTMVFPETELP; translated from the coding sequence ATGAGCCAGGAGGCACTGATTTCCGCGGACGAGAGACTCGCGACGGCGGCCGAGAAGGCCGGGGTCCTCATCGAAGCGCTGCCCTGGCTGCAGCGGTTCCACGGCGCCACCGTGGTGATCAAGTACGGCGGCAACGCGATGATCGACGACGGCCTGAAGGCGGCCTTCGCCGAGGACATGGTGTTCCTCCGGCTGGCCGGCCTGCGCCCGGTGGTCGTGCACGGCGGCGGTCCGCAGATCACCGCGATGCTCAAGCGTCTCGGCGTGGAAGGCGAGTTCAAGGGTGGCCTGCGCGTCACCACCCCGGAGACGATGGACATCGTCCGGATGGTGCTCACCGGGCAGGTCAGCCGCGAGCTGGTCGGGCTGATCAACGCCCACGGGCCGTACGCGGTCGGTATCTCCGGCGAGGACGCCCGGCTGTTCACCGCCGAGCGCAAACAGGCCACCGTGGACGGTGAGGCGGTCGACATCGGGCTCGTCGGCGAGGTCGCCGAGGTCAACCCGGACGCGGTGCTCGACATCGTCAACGCCGGGCGCATCCCGGTGGTGTCCACCGTCGCCCCGGACGTCGAGGGCGTGGTGCACAACGTCAACGCCGACACCGCCGCGGGTGCCCTGGCAGCCGCGCTGGGCGCCGAGAAGCTCGTCGTGCTCACCGATGTCGAAGGCCTGTACGCGAACTGGCCGGACCGGTCGTCGCTGATCGACCGCATCCGCGTCGATCACCTCGAACCGATGCTGCCCACGCTGGCCAGCGGCATGATCCCGAAGATGGAGGCGTGCGTGCGCGCCATCCGCGGCGGTGTGCGCCGGGCGCACGTGATCGACGGCCGCCTCGCCCACTCGGTGCTGCTGGAGGTCTTCACCTCCCGCGGCATCGGCACCATGGTCTTCCCCGAAACGGAGCTCCCGTGA
- the argC gene encoding N-acetyl-gamma-glutamyl-phosphate reductase has translation MTVNIAVAGASGYAGGELLRLLLAHPEVEIGTLTAASSAGTRLGTHQPHLVPLADRVLAETTPETLAGHDVVFLALPHGHSAEIAAQLGPDVLVVDLGADHRLADPADWQRWYGGDHAGRWPYGLPELPGAREKLTGTKRVAVPGCFPTGGSLALAPAFAAGLIEPDVTIVAVTGTSGAGKSLKPNLLGSEVMGSASAYGVGGAHRHTPELAQNLSAVAGEKVTVSFTPVLAPMPRGILTTASAPLKDDVDEAAARAAYEKAYDAEPFVQLLPAGAWPTTSATLGSNNVQLQVTVDTDARRLVVVAAIDNLTKGTAGGAVQSMNLALGLPETTGLSTVGVAP, from the coding sequence ATGACGGTGAACATCGCGGTGGCCGGAGCCAGCGGGTACGCGGGCGGCGAACTGCTGCGCCTGCTCCTGGCCCATCCCGAGGTCGAGATCGGCACGCTCACGGCCGCCAGCAGCGCGGGCACCCGACTCGGCACCCACCAGCCCCACCTCGTTCCCCTGGCCGACCGCGTCCTCGCGGAGACGACACCGGAGACCCTCGCCGGCCACGACGTCGTGTTCCTCGCGCTGCCCCACGGGCACTCGGCGGAGATCGCGGCCCAGCTCGGCCCGGACGTCCTGGTGGTCGACCTCGGCGCCGACCACCGGCTGGCCGACCCGGCCGACTGGCAGCGCTGGTACGGCGGCGACCACGCCGGCCGGTGGCCCTACGGCCTCCCCGAACTCCCCGGCGCCCGCGAGAAGCTCACCGGGACCAAGCGCGTCGCCGTGCCCGGCTGCTTCCCGACCGGCGGTTCGCTGGCGCTCGCGCCCGCGTTCGCCGCCGGGCTGATCGAGCCGGACGTCACGATCGTCGCGGTCACCGGCACCTCCGGCGCCGGCAAGAGCCTCAAGCCGAACCTGCTCGGCTCCGAGGTGATGGGCTCGGCGAGCGCGTACGGCGTCGGCGGCGCCCACCGCCACACCCCCGAGCTCGCGCAGAACCTCTCGGCCGTCGCGGGGGAGAAGGTCACCGTGTCCTTCACCCCGGTGCTCGCGCCGATGCCCCGCGGCATCCTCACCACGGCGAGCGCGCCGCTGAAGGACGACGTCGACGAGGCTGCCGCCCGCGCGGCCTACGAGAAGGCCTACGACGCGGAGCCGTTCGTCCAGCTGCTGCCCGCGGGCGCCTGGCCGACCACCTCGGCGACACTCGGCTCGAACAACGTCCAGCTCCAGGTCACGGTCGACACCGACGCGCGGCGCCTGGTCGTCGTCGCCGCGATCGACAACCTCACCAAGGGCACCGCCGGCGGTGCCGTCCAGTCGATGAACCTGGCCCTCGGCCTCCCCGAGACCACCGGCCTTTCCACCGTAGGAGTGGCACCGTGA